CAGCGATGAAATCCTGTTTGCCATTCCCCACGAAGACCGCTGGAATCAGGCCAGTAAAGCCCTTGGTTTCGAGCTGTGGCAAGTATCCAATCAGGCAGGGCACGCCTGATGAGCACAGTGATGGGATTCGATTTTGGCACCAAGAGTATAGGTATTGCCGTTGGCCAGTCGATAACCGGCAGCGCCAACCCGCTCACCTCCGTCAAGGCGGTGGACGGCATTCCCAACTGGGAAGACATAGGTAAGTTAATCAACGAGTGGAAACCCGATCTGCTTGTGATAGGCCTGCCGCTAAACATGGACGGCACTGAGCAGGAGATGACCCAGAGGGCACGCAAGTTTGCCAACCGTCTGAATGGCCGTTTCGGGGTAAAGATAGCCACCCAGGATGAGAGGCTGACCACTGCCGATGCCAAGGCCAGATTATTTGAATTTGGCGGTTTTAAAGCACTCACTAAGGGCCAGGTGGATGCGGTATCGGCAGTATTGATTGTCGAAAGCTACTTTGAAAATCAATATGGCGCCTGATGGTGCCATGATAAAAAACGCCGCAAATTGCGGCGTTTTTTATTTCTGTTCCCTTTGCCTGAAACACTCAGAGTGCTTTGGGCAGAGCGGCCTCGATGGCTGCCTTGAGCTCAAGGCTGTCGGGCTTCACCCGTGAGTTGAAAGCCTTCACTTCATTGCCATCGGCTGACACCAGATACTTGTAGAAATTCCACTTGGGTGAACCTGCTTTTTCGCCCAAATACTCAAAGACCGGATTGGCGTCGCCGCCACGCACCGCCGAGGTTGCCAGCATGGTAAAGGTCACGCCGTAGTTGAGGTAGCATACCTTGGCAGTATCCTTCTCATCGTTTTCTTCCTGAAAGAAGTCATCCGATGGAAAACCCACCAGCACCAACCCCCTGGGGCCATATTCCTTGTTGAGCTGCTCAAGCGCCTTGAACTGTGGCGTAAAGCCGCAGTTACTGGCGGTATTGATAAAGAGCACAAGTTTGCCGGCGGCAATGTCGCAAAGGTTCACCGACTCACTTGAGTGCAGCTTGCGAAACTCATGGTTGAGATA
This sequence is a window from Shewanella zhangzhouensis. Protein-coding genes within it:
- the ruvX gene encoding Holliday junction resolvase RuvX; amino-acid sequence: MSTVMGFDFGTKSIGIAVGQSITGSANPLTSVKAVDGIPNWEDIGKLINEWKPDLLVIGLPLNMDGTEQEMTQRARKFANRLNGRFGVKIATQDERLTTADAKARLFEFGGFKALTKGQVDAVSAVLIVESYFENQYGA
- a CDS encoding glutathione peroxidase — encoded protein: MAETVEVQNAAEHTAGTQAACPSYLNHEFRKLHSSESVNLCDIAAGKLVLFINTASNCGFTPQFKALEQLNKEYGPRGLVLVGFPSDDFFQEENDEKDTAKVCYLNYGVTFTMLATSAVRGGDANPVFEYLGEKAGSPKWNFYKYLVSADGNEVKAFNSRVKPDSLELKAAIEAALPKAL